The window TATCTGACAGTCATAATATATTCCTAAAAGTTTTTTTTTTACTTATTCGTGTGAAATGAAACAATGGGACTGTTACCTAGCTTTGCTTTCGATAAGCGTCTTTAACAGCGATCTTTCCATTACTGAAAGTAAACAAATCACATCCATCAGCTTCGACGCGAGTGCCGTCTAACATCGTCCCTGAATACCGCCATTCAGAAAATCCACGATCCTCACAAACCCAAATCCTGCCATCGGCCCAATGAGAATCTGGTAAATCAGTAAAAATTTCTCAAATGCTTTACTTACATTGTCTTGGCCCACGATTCGGGTGGCCCCGCTTCTCAATCAATAGATACAGCAAGGGCAAGGGCTATCGTTCTATGTTTTTATCATGAGCAGAAAAATCTTCACGCGTTTTTTCATGAATTTGCCCCTGGGCCTGTTCAAACCGCTGTTGGGCCTGCGTAGTGTGACCTTCTAGCTTGATCTCTTTTGCGAACCCACTAAGCACCCGCGCCTCGGCCTTGGCCCCTATTTTATATAGCTCTTTGGCGATCTTACCGTACTCGGTCGAGACGATATTGCGAGTCCGTATTTCTTCGCGCAAGAAAGGGTGAATAGGGCGCGTGGAGCCTTTGACAGCCTGCGCCAGCTCAATGGCCTGCTGCCGGTAAACATTCGGCACCTGGCCGCGCTTACGCATATGGCGCAGCGCCGAATGCTCGGGCTTCTGCGTCTTGCCCCTGTGTACCCGGCGAGTCGCAGCACAATCTACCCCTTGCTCGCGCATCTTCTCAGCAAAGCGCAGCCGCCATTCAAATAGATCTGCTTTGCGCGGGTCCATACGGCGCCCCAGCTCGTGTTTCATCATCACACACAAATGCACATGTGGGTGTTTCTCGTCCAGGTGCTGCACAAAGGCGTAC of the Advenella kashmirensis WT001 genome contains:
- a CDS encoding nuclear transport factor 2 family protein — encoded protein: MFTDLPDSHWADGRIWVCEDRGFSEWRYSGTMLDGTRVEADGCDLFTFSNGKIAVKDAYRKQS
- a CDS encoding relaxase/mobilization nuclease domain-containing protein, which gives rise to MKQLDQQVDKWFMEFKTRSIRPKPGAAGRGAMRRPLKPGTGLKNIQSAALKKPEVMVKIPPRKGGSNGIQAVRGHMDYISRNGTLDLEDQDGLIYKGQKQIHEGITNAWKALGVPEKSTKREAINLVLSMPPGTNPEAVKAAAREFAKEEFDGHQYAFVQHLDEKHPHVHLCVMMKHELGRRMDPRKADLFEWRLRFAEKMREQGVDCAATRRVHRGKTQKPEHSALRHMRKRGQVPNVYRQQAIELAQAVKGSTRPIHPFLREEIRTRNIVSTEYGKIAKELYKIGAKAEARVLSGFAKEIKLEGHTTQAQQRFEQAQGQIHEKTREDFSAHDKNIER